A single Halobellus ruber DNA region contains:
- a CDS encoding DUF420 domain-containing protein — MATASADSPIKRHPLAAATVLSILGYAAVIGTFLGVVPARVFPDLSLAAVNRLADAIAVVNAINVVVIAAGWRWIRRDEVRKHAAAMTTSFVLILVFLVLYLLKIGGGGTKEFVGPTLAYYPYLAMLAIHIVLSIVSVPVVVFALVLGLTHSPTELRTATPHRRVGRVAASAWLLSLALGVVTYLLLNHVFAWEYVESAAAALLLV; from the coding sequence ATGGCAACTGCGAGCGCCGACAGCCCGATCAAGCGCCACCCGCTCGCGGCCGCTACGGTCCTCTCTATTCTGGGCTACGCGGCCGTGATCGGCACGTTCCTCGGCGTCGTCCCCGCCCGGGTGTTTCCGGACCTCTCGCTCGCCGCAGTCAACCGCCTCGCCGACGCCATCGCCGTCGTGAACGCGATCAACGTCGTCGTGATCGCCGCGGGGTGGCGGTGGATCCGCCGCGACGAGGTGCGGAAACACGCCGCGGCGATGACCACCTCCTTCGTCCTGATCCTGGTCTTCCTGGTGCTCTATCTCCTGAAGATCGGCGGCGGCGGCACCAAGGAGTTCGTCGGCCCGACGCTCGCGTACTACCCGTATCTGGCGATGCTTGCGATCCACATCGTGCTCTCGATCGTCTCGGTGCCGGTGGTGGTGTTCGCGCTGGTGTTGGGGCTCACGCACTCCCCGACCGAACTCCGGACCGCGACCCCCCACCGACGGGTCGGACGGGTGGCGGCGAGCGCGTGGCTGCTCTCCTTGGCGCTCGGCGTCGTCACCTACCTCCTCCTGAACCACGTCTTCGCGTGGGAGTACGTCGAATCGGCCGCGGCTGCGCTGCTTCTGGTCTGA
- a CDS encoding glycosyltransferase family 4 protein: protein MHVAFVSLYPDQRRSDGATARARRVAEGLAARGHDVSFLCAKWWEGPLDSFTQADVDYVAVTEGTSARAFASKLPFALRRVGPDVIHAANSPPSQVAAARTAARVLRVPVLVEWWAVREGDTDRMIRRAARTADRVLVPSELVKTGVRERGAAGEDVTVVPGSIDVDLVRSADVDNRADLVYARRLDEHANVASFLLALAELRDREWRAVVVGDGPEREAAVETAAELRIDDRVSVLGSLSPEEFVPILKGAHVFAQTATVEPFARELLWALACGCVGVVEYQAASSAHELVENCDRGVRVTTPQELADEVVAAAGHDRASFNGAFAGYDHDHVLETYERVYEDERDAYGLF, encoded by the coding sequence ATGCACGTCGCGTTCGTCTCGCTGTACCCCGATCAACGCCGCTCCGACGGGGCGACGGCGCGGGCGCGACGGGTCGCTGAGGGCCTGGCGGCCCGCGGCCACGACGTCTCCTTTCTGTGTGCGAAGTGGTGGGAGGGGCCGCTCGACTCGTTCACACAGGCCGACGTCGACTACGTCGCGGTCACCGAGGGGACGTCGGCGCGGGCGTTCGCCTCGAAGCTTCCCTTCGCGCTGCGGCGGGTCGGCCCGGACGTGATCCACGCCGCGAACAGCCCGCCGTCGCAGGTCGCGGCCGCCCGGACCGCCGCGCGGGTCCTCCGGGTTCCGGTGCTCGTCGAGTGGTGGGCGGTCCGGGAGGGCGACACCGACCGGATGATCCGGCGGGCGGCGCGGACCGCCGACCGCGTGCTCGTGCCCTCGGAGCTGGTGAAGACGGGCGTCCGCGAACGCGGCGCAGCCGGAGAGGACGTCACCGTCGTCCCCGGGTCGATCGACGTCGACCTGGTGCGCTCTGCCGACGTCGACAACCGCGCGGACCTGGTGTACGCCCGTCGGCTCGACGAACACGCGAACGTCGCGTCGTTCCTGCTCGCCCTGGCGGAGCTTCGGGACCGCGAGTGGCGGGCCGTCGTCGTCGGCGACGGCCCCGAACGCGAGGCCGCCGTCGAAACCGCCGCGGAGCTCCGGATCGACGACCGCGTCTCCGTTCTCGGATCGCTTTCCCCCGAGGAGTTCGTCCCGATCCTGAAGGGCGCCCACGTCTTCGCCCAGACCGCGACCGTGGAACCGTTCGCCCGGGAGTTGCTCTGGGCGCTGGCGTGCGGCTGCGTCGGGGTCGTGGAGTATCAGGCGGCGTCGAGCGCTCACGAACTCGTGGAGAACTGCGACCGGGGCGTGCGGGTGACCACCCCCCAGGAACTGGCCGACGAGGTCGTCGCCGCGGCCGGCCACGACCGGGCGTCGTTCAACGGGGCGTTCGCCGGGTACGACCACGACCACGTACTGGAGACCTACGAGCGGGTGTACGAGGACGAACGGGACGCCTACGGCCTCTTCTGA
- a CDS encoding plastocyanin/azurin family copper-binding protein, which produces MTNGTAKLSRRAFLTTAAGTAAAAGATGTAAAQEGGSEEVIVGPGGSLVFEPGTDEPLQVTPGTTVTFTWDSDNHNIVVDSQPEGAGWEGHEPIENSGFTHEHTFETLGTYEYYCAPHQSAGMVGSIEVVESIETEAPANLPEVPDSAKTLGVAATFAMVATLGLAFFFLKYGGDYEFEEE; this is translated from the coding sequence ATGACCAACGGCACCGCGAAGCTGTCGCGTCGCGCCTTTCTCACGACGGCCGCCGGAACCGCCGCGGCCGCCGGGGCGACCGGGACCGCCGCGGCACAGGAGGGCGGCAGCGAGGAGGTGATCGTCGGCCCCGGGGGCTCCCTGGTGTTCGAGCCCGGCACCGACGAGCCCCTGCAGGTCACGCCCGGGACGACGGTGACGTTCACCTGGGACTCGGACAACCACAACATCGTCGTCGACAGCCAGCCGGAGGGCGCCGGGTGGGAGGGCCACGAACCCATCGAGAACTCCGGGTTCACCCACGAGCACACCTTCGAGACGCTCGGTACCTACGAGTACTACTGTGCGCCCCACCAGAGCGCCGGGATGGTCGGGTCCATCGAGGTCGTCGAGTCAATCGAGACCGAGGCCCCCGCGAACCTCCCGGAGGTCCCCGATTCCGCGAAGACCCTCGGCGTCGCGGCGACGTTCGCGATGGTCGCGACCCTCGGGCTCGCCTTCTTCTTCCTGAAGTACGGCGGCGACTACGAGTTCGAAGAGGAGTAG
- a CDS encoding MTH865 family protein: protein MTDVEAELRQQFTEAFSDAEFPVTSQMDLVPTLPDGPRTTFTAGDRTLSAMELASKLGGHQDFPYHSVESLVDDVIEGLKTEGVI, encoded by the coding sequence ATGACAGACGTTGAGGCGGAGCTCCGCCAGCAGTTCACCGAGGCGTTCAGTGACGCCGAGTTCCCGGTCACGAGCCAGATGGACCTCGTCCCGACGCTCCCGGACGGCCCCCGAACGACGTTCACCGCCGGGGATCGGACGCTGAGCGCGATGGAGCTGGCCTCGAAACTCGGGGGCCACCAGGACTTCCCGTACCACAGCGTCGAGTCGCTCGTCGACGACGTCATCGAGGGGCTGAAGACCGAGGGCGTGATCTGA
- a CDS encoding S9 family peptidase codes for MAHDIERYLNVRSAHSASFGPNGDRLGFLLDSTGVPQVWSLTDPGGWPEQHTVFEERVTFASWSPERAEFVFGMDEGGNERAQLHRYDLASGAVANLTATPEAKHRWGGWSHDGDRVAFTSNRRDRSVFDVYVQDRDGVGDDAELVFEGDGWLTAGGFSPDDSALIVSEAYSNVDQDVYVLDIESGELTHLTPHEGTVRFRSAEWGPDGESVYLVSDRDSDTLDLWRVDVADGTFSPIASDPDWEIDGVAVDDESGRIVYSTNVDGYTELTVGDLDGDTIDPLPDPDLPRGVAGGVAFDPTGERFAVTVTRRGSPANVCVVEADTGIAERWTHASTAGIPPESFVEPELVHYPTFDGREIPAFFSLPDDDTGAGETPVIVDIHGGPESQRRPAFAAVTQYFLANGYAVFEPNVRGSAGYGKAYSHLDDVEKRMDAVADIEAGVEWLWDHPAVDDDRIVAMGGSYGGFVVLAAMTEYPDLWAAGIDIVGIANFVTFLENTGEWRRELREAEYGSLEEDRELLESISPLNNVERISAPLFVLHGANDPRVPVSEARRLVEAASDHVPVRELVFEDEGHGLSKLENRVEAYSAIVAFLDEHVA; via the coding sequence ATGGCCCACGACATCGAACGCTATCTCAACGTCCGGAGCGCCCACAGTGCCTCGTTCGGCCCCAACGGCGACCGACTCGGGTTCCTGCTCGATTCCACCGGGGTGCCGCAGGTGTGGAGCCTCACCGACCCCGGCGGGTGGCCCGAGCAACACACCGTCTTCGAGGAGCGGGTGACCTTCGCCTCGTGGTCGCCGGAGCGGGCGGAGTTCGTCTTCGGGATGGACGAGGGCGGCAACGAGCGGGCGCAACTCCACCGCTACGACCTGGCGTCCGGCGCGGTCGCGAACCTCACCGCGACCCCGGAGGCGAAACACCGCTGGGGCGGGTGGAGCCACGACGGCGACCGCGTTGCGTTCACCTCGAACCGCCGCGACCGGTCGGTGTTCGACGTGTACGTCCAGGATCGCGACGGCGTCGGCGACGACGCCGAACTGGTCTTCGAGGGCGACGGCTGGCTGACGGCCGGCGGGTTCTCGCCCGACGACTCCGCGCTCATCGTTTCGGAGGCGTACTCGAACGTCGACCAGGACGTGTACGTCCTCGATATCGAAAGCGGCGAACTCACCCACCTCACGCCACACGAGGGGACGGTCCGGTTTCGGAGCGCCGAATGGGGGCCGGACGGGGAGTCCGTCTACCTCGTCTCCGACCGCGACAGCGACACTCTGGACCTCTGGCGCGTCGACGTCGCCGACGGGACCTTCTCCCCGATCGCCTCGGACCCCGACTGGGAGATCGACGGCGTTGCGGTCGACGACGAGTCCGGCCGGATCGTCTACAGTACGAACGTCGACGGGTACACCGAACTGACGGTCGGCGACCTCGACGGCGACACGATCGACCCGCTCCCGGACCCCGACCTCCCGCGGGGGGTCGCGGGCGGGGTCGCCTTCGACCCGACCGGGGAGCGCTTCGCGGTGACCGTCACGCGACGCGGGAGCCCAGCCAACGTGTGCGTCGTCGAGGCCGACACGGGGATCGCGGAGCGGTGGACCCACGCCTCGACCGCGGGGATCCCCCCGGAGAGCTTCGTCGAGCCCGAACTCGTCCACTATCCCACCTTCGACGGCCGGGAGATTCCGGCGTTCTTCTCGCTGCCCGACGACGACACCGGGGCGGGCGAGACGCCGGTGATCGTCGACATCCACGGCGGGCCGGAGTCCCAGCGGCGGCCCGCCTTCGCCGCGGTCACGCAGTACTTCCTGGCGAACGGATACGCCGTCTTCGAGCCCAACGTCCGCGGCTCAGCGGGGTACGGCAAGGCCTACAGCCACCTCGACGACGTCGAAAAGCGGATGGACGCGGTCGCCGACATCGAGGCCGGCGTGGAGTGGCTGTGGGACCACCCGGCGGTCGACGACGACCGGATCGTCGCGATGGGCGGCTCCTACGGCGGGTTCGTGGTTCTCGCGGCGATGACGGAGTATCCCGACCTGTGGGCCGCCGGCATCGACATCGTCGGCATCGCCAACTTCGTGACGTTCCTCGAAAACACCGGGGAGTGGCGGCGCGAACTCCGGGAGGCCGAGTACGGGTCCCTGGAGGAGGACCGGGAACTGCTCGAATCCATCTCGCCGCTCAACAACGTCGAGCGGATCTCGGCGCCGCTTTTCGTCCTCCACGGCGCGAACGACCCCCGGGTCCCGGTTTCGGAAGCCAGACGGCTCGTCGAGGCCGCGAGCGACCACGTCCCCGTCCGCGAGCTCGTCTTCGAGGACGAGGGCCACGGCCTCTCTAAACTGGAGAACCGGGTCGAAGCCTACAGCGCGATCGTGGCCTTCCTGGACGAACACGTCGCATAG
- a CDS encoding GAF domain-containing protein, with the protein MSEEPVGGRVLVVVPSGSERGPSGGSFVRGGDASGVGRGGGGSAAGGGDAPGSDSGPGGTAADNESDASVADSGGRAPGGPADPPGDPSGGEGGDCDPEIVADGIEDRLGADVVLRDERTAAEYLEDLGPTIDCVVVLGREVEPLGRLAEDTSIPAVVCERPVVETDAEDGTGPIPVAALADRVRAAVRAARRRSDLEDQNTQLTALSRYAGDITGCETVDDVLDRAVEAATDALAFDCCVILLVDGDRLVPRASALPELDLTPSGITDEIAGRTLQTGEAEVVTDMQSDPDAVPEHDDLHAVLSVPIGSRGVLQIASRSHDAFDEHDKEFAEILAGYTREALARLEREVTLRAERDRLHAFYTAVPVPILCVERQEGDLTVADSNDAYEAAFDGNLAGRPLSAVVPTEAEQRRYEAVLDGGETSRGTVVRRVDDREREVPLTVIPVSPPDGSAYAFGVYRTEQIDGDGQG; encoded by the coding sequence GTGTCCGAGGAGCCTGTGGGGGGGCGTGTCCTCGTCGTCGTCCCGTCCGGGTCGGAGCGCGGCCCGAGCGGCGGTTCGTTCGTCCGTGGCGGCGACGCGTCCGGGGTCGGCCGTGGTGGGGGCGGATCCGCCGCTGGCGGCGGGGACGCTCCGGGGAGTGACAGCGGGCCCGGGGGGACCGCCGCCGACAACGAGAGTGACGCGTCCGTCGCCGACAGCGGCGGCCGAGCACCCGGCGGTCCGGCCGACCCGCCGGGGGACCCGTCCGGCGGGGAGGGCGGCGACTGTGACCCCGAGATCGTCGCCGACGGCATCGAGGACCGACTCGGGGCGGACGTGGTGCTCAGGGACGAACGGACGGCCGCGGAGTACCTCGAGGACCTCGGCCCGACGATCGACTGCGTCGTGGTTCTCGGACGGGAGGTCGAGCCGCTCGGCCGGCTGGCCGAGGATACGTCGATCCCGGCGGTCGTCTGTGAGCGTCCCGTCGTCGAGACGGACGCGGAAGACGGCACCGGGCCGATCCCCGTTGCGGCGCTCGCAGACCGCGTCCGCGCGGCCGTCAGGGCGGCCCGCAGACGGAGCGACCTCGAAGATCAGAACACGCAACTGACGGCGTTGAGCCGCTACGCCGGCGACATAACCGGGTGTGAGACCGTCGACGACGTCCTCGACCGGGCGGTGGAGGCCGCGACCGACGCCTTGGCGTTCGACTGCTGCGTGATCCTGCTGGTCGACGGCGACCGGCTGGTGCCGCGGGCGTCGGCACTGCCCGAACTGGACCTGACCCCGTCCGGCATCACGGATGAGATCGCCGGCCGAACGCTGCAGACCGGGGAGGCTGAAGTCGTGACGGATATGCAGTCGGACCCCGACGCCGTCCCCGAACACGACGACCTCCACGCGGTGTTGAGCGTCCCGATCGGTTCCCGGGGCGTCCTCCAGATCGCCTCCCGGTCCCACGATGCGTTCGACGAGCACGACAAGGAGTTCGCGGAGATCCTCGCGGGGTACACCCGCGAGGCGCTCGCCCGCCTCGAACGCGAGGTGACGCTCCGAGCCGAGCGCGACCGCCTCCACGCGTTCTACACGGCGGTGCCGGTCCCCATCCTCTGTGTCGAGCGGCAGGAGGGAGACCTCACAGTTGCGGATTCGAACGACGCCTACGAGGCGGCGTTCGACGGGAACCTCGCGGGGCGGCCGCTGTCGGCGGTGGTTCCAACGGAGGCGGAACAAAGGCGGTACGAGGCGGTGCTGGACGGGGGTGAGACCTCCCGGGGAACGGTCGTCAGGCGGGTCGACGACCGGGAACGGGAGGTTCCGCTCACCGTCATCCCGGTGTCCCCGCCGGATGGATCTGCGTACGCCTTCGGCGTCTACCGGACCGAGCAGATCGACGGGGACGGGCAGGGTTGA
- a CDS encoding cobalamin B12-binding domain-containing protein, translating into MSADAGGERNRPIRCLIAKVGLDGHDRGAHVIARAFRDAGFEVVYSGLHRAPEEIVQAAVQEDVDVLGISILSGAHNTLVPKIVEGLKEYGAFTDTLLIVGGIIPEEDRDGLREMGVAAIFGPGTPMQETVDFVRENAPARTDDPA; encoded by the coding sequence ATGAGCGCCGACGCGGGAGGGGAACGCAACCGGCCGATCCGGTGTCTCATCGCGAAAGTGGGGCTCGACGGCCACGACCGGGGGGCACACGTCATCGCCCGTGCGTTCCGGGACGCGGGGTTCGAGGTGGTCTACTCCGGCCTCCACCGCGCGCCCGAGGAGATCGTCCAGGCGGCGGTCCAGGAGGACGTCGACGTGCTCGGGATTTCGATCCTCTCGGGTGCGCACAACACCCTGGTCCCGAAGATCGTCGAGGGCCTCAAGGAGTACGGCGCCTTCACGGATACGCTTCTGATCGTCGGGGGGATCATCCCCGAGGAGGACCGCGACGGACTGCGGGAGATGGGCGTCGCAGCCATCTTCGGCCCGGGGACGCCGATGCAGGAGACCGTCGACTTCGTCCGCGAGAACGCCCCGGCCCGGACCGACGATCCGGCGTGA
- the meaB gene encoding methylmalonyl Co-A mutase-associated GTPase MeaB, whose product MTDPSHDSSPAADLDPEVADRNRRLVAALLDGEHRALARVISRIEDRAPGHRDLVSRLHPHTGTAAVIGITGSPGAGKSTLVDKLAAAYRDRGETVGVVAVDPASPYSGGSVLGDRIRMAATVGDMDVFVRSMSARGRLGGLSTATTDAVHALDAFGKDVVLVETVGAGQNEVDIVRTADTVAVVVQPGSGDDIQMLKAGILEIGDVFAVNKADMDGVDRLIAELEEMLHRRDGDGAGAGSAAGHHGPGAAPGDTDPTAPADSDSGAPEWEPRVVTTVATAGEGIDDLVDAFDAHAAYLRASGAGTERARSRHAAEIRRLVREDANVLLDAEIRRRGGLDALADRVLAGETDPYTVASEILDPIADCVDAAGEDAATDGDDPSALGDE is encoded by the coding sequence ATGACCGACCCTTCCCACGACTCGAGTCCGGCGGCCGACCTCGACCCCGAGGTGGCCGATCGGAACCGACGGCTGGTCGCGGCGTTGCTCGACGGCGAACATCGCGCTTTAGCCCGCGTCATCTCCCGGATCGAGGACCGCGCGCCGGGCCACCGCGACCTGGTCTCCCGGCTTCACCCGCACACTGGAACCGCCGCGGTGATCGGGATCACCGGCAGCCCCGGCGCGGGGAAGTCGACGCTCGTGGACAAACTCGCGGCCGCCTACCGCGACCGTGGCGAGACGGTCGGCGTCGTCGCTGTCGACCCGGCGTCGCCGTACTCCGGCGGCTCGGTTTTGGGCGATCGGATCCGGATGGCCGCCACCGTCGGCGATATGGACGTGTTCGTCCGCTCGATGAGCGCCCGCGGTCGGCTCGGCGGCCTCTCGACGGCGACCACCGACGCGGTCCACGCGCTCGACGCCTTCGGCAAGGACGTCGTGCTCGTCGAGACGGTCGGTGCCGGCCAGAACGAGGTCGACATCGTCCGGACCGCCGACACGGTCGCGGTGGTGGTCCAGCCCGGCAGCGGGGACGACATCCAGATGCTGAAGGCCGGGATCCTGGAGATCGGCGACGTCTTCGCCGTCAACAAGGCGGATATGGACGGCGTCGACCGGCTGATCGCGGAACTCGAGGAGATGCTCCACCGCCGGGACGGAGACGGTGCGGGGGCCGGCAGCGCCGCCGGCCACCACGGCCCGGGGGCCGCTCCCGGCGACACTGACCCCACGGCCCCGGCCGATTCCGACTCCGGAGCCCCGGAGTGGGAGCCGCGCGTCGTCACGACGGTCGCGACCGCGGGCGAGGGTATCGACGACCTCGTCGACGCGTTCGACGCCCACGCGGCGTACCTTCGGGCGTCGGGCGCGGGAACGGAGCGGGCGCGGTCCCGCCACGCCGCGGAGATCCGGCGGCTCGTCCGCGAGGACGCGAACGTCCTCCTCGACGCCGAGATCCGGCGACGGGGTGGGCTCGACGCCCTCGCCGACCGCGTGCTCGCGGGGGAGACCGATCCCTATACGGTCGCCTCGGAGATCCTCGATCCGATCGCCGACTGCGTCGACGCCGCCGGGGAGGACGCGGCCACGGACGGCGACGACCCGTCCGCACTCGGCGACGAGTGA
- a CDS encoding alpha/beta fold hydrolase: protein MNVRSVAGGLAAGVGAAAFANAVLRRRAPPLEPALDGTRRTFAWNDIDVRYAEAGDPADPDLVLLPGINAAGSNGEYRKVFDDLADDYHVVSPDLPGFGTSERPPLRYSASLYTEFVRDFLAAFDSPAVVASSITGAYLLDVADDLDLASVVLICPTERGGPDRNLTLRELLRSPVVGEALFNLLTSKPSIRYFNADHGYYDTDRVDESWIDYEWRTAHQPNARYAPASFISGFLNADVDLEAALGDIDVPVTLLWGREAEITPLRRGRDLAEAADCRLVVVDDAKLLPHVEFPAQVLDVLDGALER from the coding sequence ATGAACGTCAGATCCGTTGCCGGCGGGCTCGCGGCGGGCGTCGGCGCCGCCGCGTTCGCAAACGCCGTGCTCCGACGGCGGGCACCCCCGCTGGAGCCGGCACTCGACGGCACACGACGGACCTTCGCGTGGAACGACATCGACGTCCGGTACGCCGAGGCGGGCGACCCCGCCGACCCCGACCTCGTGCTCCTTCCGGGGATCAACGCCGCGGGGTCGAACGGCGAGTACCGGAAGGTGTTCGACGACCTCGCGGACGACTACCACGTCGTCTCGCCTGACCTCCCGGGGTTCGGCACCTCCGAGCGGCCGCCGCTCCGGTACTCCGCGTCGCTGTACACCGAGTTCGTCCGTGACTTCCTCGCGGCGTTCGATTCGCCCGCGGTCGTCGCGTCGTCGATCACCGGTGCCTACCTCCTCGACGTCGCCGACGACCTCGACCTCGCCTCGGTGGTCCTGATCTGCCCGACCGAACGCGGCGGCCCCGACCGGAACCTCACACTCCGGGAACTGCTCCGGTCGCCGGTGGTCGGGGAAGCCCTGTTCAACCTCCTCACCTCGAAGCCGTCGATCCGGTACTTCAACGCCGACCACGGGTACTACGACACCGACCGCGTGGACGAGTCGTGGATCGACTACGAGTGGCGGACCGCCCACCAGCCGAACGCGCGGTACGCCCCGGCGTCGTTCATCAGCGGCTTCCTCAACGCCGACGTCGACCTCGAAGCCGCGCTCGGCGATATCGACGTTCCCGTGACGCTGCTGTGGGGCCGCGAGGCGGAGATCACGCCGTTGCGCCGCGGGCGCGACCTCGCCGAGGCCGCCGACTGCCGACTGGTGGTGGTCGACGACGCCAAACTCCTCCCGCACGTCGAGTTCCCCGCGCAGGTCTTAGACGTTCTCGACGGGGCGCTCGAACGGTGA
- a CDS encoding NAD(+)/NADH kinase, giving the protein MSEVPVVVVAEGRPLADALAGTDARVERVAPDAVVPDALDGARIAFAVGEPALLAVARHRPETPIAPVAAGVGRYDLAERAAGAVVEAAGDGDLRTVAHPLFDVAVAGERAGSAVADVTLLTAEPARISEFGIGSTDGWFETVRADGVVVATPLGSTGYARDAGAPVIAPGTGLVAVPVSAYAMHAHPWVLRPPMSLSVERDEADVTLRLDDEEVRSVPPDAPVDVGTNGSLSLVAARQFSTD; this is encoded by the coding sequence GTGAGCGAGGTCCCGGTCGTGGTCGTCGCCGAAGGACGGCCCCTCGCCGACGCGCTTGCGGGCACCGACGCCCGCGTGGAGCGTGTTGCCCCTGACGCCGTGGTCCCTGACGCGCTCGACGGTGCTCGGATCGCGTTCGCGGTCGGGGAGCCCGCGCTGCTCGCGGTCGCCCGACACCGCCCCGAGACACCCATCGCACCCGTCGCGGCCGGTGTCGGCCGCTACGACCTCGCCGAGCGCGCGGCCGGCGCCGTCGTCGAGGCCGCCGGCGACGGCGACCTCCGAACGGTCGCCCACCCGCTTTTCGACGTCGCGGTCGCAGGCGAACGCGCGGGCAGCGCGGTCGCCGACGTGACGCTTCTGACCGCCGAACCCGCCCGGATCTCGGAGTTCGGGATCGGTTCCACGGACGGCTGGTTCGAGACCGTCCGCGCCGACGGGGTCGTCGTTGCGACGCCGCTGGGCAGTACGGGCTACGCCCGCGACGCCGGCGCCCCCGTGATCGCCCCCGGGACCGGCCTCGTCGCGGTCCCCGTGTCGGCGTACGCGATGCACGCCCACCCGTGGGTGCTCCGCCCGCCGATGTCGCTGTCGGTGGAGCGCGACGAGGCCGACGTGACGCTCCGTCTCGACGACGAGGAAGTCCGGTCGGTGCCGCCGGACGCCCCCGTCGACGTCGGGACGAACGGGTCGCTATCGCTCGTCGCCGCCCGGCAGTTCTCGACCGATTGA
- a CDS encoding DUF7313 family protein codes for MQPLQFLVPIGALEAVAPVLPFVILAFAVGNMITRIIQHSRHESQAAAGDDDEALSRWPPHTATNLGLVLSSLVYLIVEPHGGMVMSVLALSVFVSDFFEYESRCVEARSKSKDLDRPVAAIGASVFALLYAGYQSLFFVIEPLWNAVV; via the coding sequence ATGCAACCGCTACAGTTTCTCGTCCCCATCGGTGCGCTTGAGGCCGTCGCGCCGGTTCTCCCCTTCGTCATCCTCGCGTTCGCGGTCGGAAACATGATCACCCGGATCATCCAGCACAGCCGCCACGAGTCGCAGGCGGCGGCGGGTGACGACGACGAGGCGCTCAGCCGGTGGCCGCCCCACACCGCGACCAATCTGGGGCTGGTGCTGTCGTCGCTGGTTTACCTGATCGTCGAACCACACGGCGGGATGGTGATGTCGGTGCTCGCGCTCTCGGTTTTCGTCTCGGACTTCTTCGAGTACGAGTCGCGGTGTGTCGAGGCCCGCTCGAAGAGCAAGGACCTCGACCGGCCGGTCGCAGCCATCGGGGCGTCGGTGTTCGCGCTGCTGTATGCGGGCTACCAGAGTCTGTTTTTCGTGATCGAGCCGCTCTGGAACGCCGTGGTCTGA
- a CDS encoding DUF7314 family protein yields the protein MADEFIKGLSIFTGAGLAWMVLAGWYRTPSFESEQQLVAPVELSESATMFDSLGVVLMDVFFWFAIIGALTFWVLIPAVRRASEALDERAG from the coding sequence ATGGCTGACGAGTTCATCAAGGGACTGAGCATCTTCACCGGCGCCGGGCTGGCGTGGATGGTACTCGCCGGGTGGTACCGCACGCCGAGCTTCGAGAGCGAACAGCAGCTGGTGGCCCCCGTCGAGCTCTCGGAGTCGGCGACGATGTTCGACTCGCTGGGCGTCGTCCTGATGGACGTGTTCTTCTGGTTCGCGATCATCGGCGCGCTGACCTTCTGGGTGCTCATCCCCGCCGTGCGGCGCGCCAGCGAGGCCCTCGACGAACGCGCCGGATAG
- a CDS encoding DUF7315 family membrane protein, protein MTDGDATGAAADEGEPRTDTGGGGRDIVVPMRLYKTVTVFSTLIAVVSVVFGFMLLDAATLNVSFLGGIVRALLSAGGVGVADSILSTLFAAAGLGIIGFGAGVYVVGTRFRAAGMGKPQEDSDEGPDNDG, encoded by the coding sequence ATGACCGACGGAGACGCCACGGGCGCGGCGGCGGACGAGGGAGAGCCGCGGACCGACACGGGCGGGGGCGGCCGCGACATCGTCGTCCCGATGCGGCTCTACAAGACCGTGACCGTGTTTTCGACGCTGATCGCGGTGGTGAGCGTCGTGTTCGGGTTTATGCTCCTCGACGCTGCGACGCTCAACGTGAGTTTCCTGGGTGGGATCGTCCGCGCCCTCCTATCGGCCGGCGGCGTCGGCGTCGCGGACAGCATTCTGAGTACGCTCTTCGCCGCGGCCGGTCTGGGGATCATCGGGTTCGGCGCCGGGGTGTACGTCGTCGGGACCCGGTTCCGTGCGGCGGGGATGGGAAAGCCTCAAGAGGACTCCGACGAAGGTCCAGACAACGATGGCTGA